From one Lolium rigidum isolate FL_2022 chromosome 4, APGP_CSIRO_Lrig_0.1, whole genome shotgun sequence genomic stretch:
- the LOC124705411 gene encoding ethylene-responsive transcription factor ERF024-like, whose product MEQASLCGRRPRAETRHPVYRGVRFRAGKWVSEIRELRKPTRIWLGTYPTPEMAAAAYDAAALALRGAGTALNFPDAAGSRPAPASMSPDDVRAAAAAAAASATASSWTTTYRSDQYCHHDVQLRGGEEDRRSDHIMGVVDEDDVFEMPRLMVSMAEGLMINPPVLGPAVADGGTATSYYTEVEVEDENGVSLWDHS is encoded by the coding sequence ATGGAGCAAGCGAGCTTGTGCGGGAGGCGGCCGCGGGCGGAGACGCGCCACCCGGTGTACCGCGGCGTGCGGTTCAGGGCGGGGAAGTGGGTGTCAGAGATCCGGGAGCTGCGCAAGCCCACCAGGATCTGGCTCGGCACCTACCCGACGCCCgagatggccgccgccgcctacgaCGCCGCCGCATTGGCGCTGCGGGGCGCGGGCACGGCGCTCAACTTCCCGGACGCGGCCGGGTCGCGCCCGGCACCGGCGTCCATGTCCCCTGACGACGTCCGGGCCGCAGCGGCAGCGGCCGCCGcgtctgccacggccagctcctgGACGACGACTTATCGGAGCGACCAATACTGCCATCACGATGTTCAGCTGCGTGGCGGCGAGGAGGACCGCCGCAGTGACCACATAATGGGCGTCGTGGACGAGGACGACGTGTTCGAGATGCCGCGGCTGATGGTGAGCATGGCAGAAGGGCTCATGATAAATCCGCCGGTGCTGGGTCCAGCGGTGGCGGACGGTGGCACGGCGACGTCGTACTACACGGAGGTTGAGGTTGAGGATGAGAATGGCGTGAGCTTGTGGGATCACTCTTGA